The following proteins are encoded in a genomic region of Streptomyces lunaelactis:
- a CDS encoding acyl-CoA thioesterase, with protein sequence MARHIYRCPLRWSDMDAFGHVNNVVFLRYLEEARIDFMFRLAPGDGSPSFAGGSVVARHEIDYKRPLVHRHEPVIIESWVTKIGAASLTIAYEVKDVEGPSSQVYVRASTIVVPYDLSAERPRRISAEEKSFLQEFLDDAGEGALAA encoded by the coding sequence ATGGCCCGCCACATCTACCGCTGCCCCCTCCGCTGGTCGGACATGGACGCCTTCGGGCATGTCAACAACGTCGTCTTCCTGAGGTATCTGGAAGAGGCGCGCATCGACTTCATGTTCCGGCTGGCGCCGGGGGACGGCTCCCCGTCGTTCGCCGGCGGGTCCGTCGTGGCCCGGCACGAGATCGACTACAAGCGGCCGCTGGTCCACCGGCACGAGCCGGTGATCATCGAGTCGTGGGTGACGAAGATAGGCGCGGCGTCGCTGACCATCGCGTACGAGGTCAAGGACGTCGAAGGCCCCTCTTCGCAGGTCTATGTGCGGGCCTCGACGATCGTCGTGCCCTACGACCTGAGCGCCGAGCGTCCGCGCCGGATCAGCGCGGAGGAGAAGTCCTTCCTCCAGGAGTTCCTGGACGACGCCGGCGAGGGTGCTCTCGCAGCATGA
- a CDS encoding ABC transporter ATP-binding protein gives MTDTTLAELEQRATAHRGRPSYGHDALITCDRLVRIFTTAGVEVQALQGLDLLVKEGELMALVGASGSGKSTLMNILAGLDVPTAGAAKVAGHDLLGMDAKSRLRYRRDVVGFVRQQTARNLLPYLTAAQNVALPMQLRGRTKKKAERADSLLSMLGVADCRDRRPRQLSGGQQQRVAIAVALANSPSVLLADEPTGELDSATGEQVFAAFRRANEELGTTIVIVTHDQAVAGEVRRTVAIRDGRTSSEVLRRTEVDAATGQESVVAREYAMLDRAGRLQLPAEYTAALGMEHRVALELEQDHIGVWPDDHADNTSGDDAAKSQVPDRA, from the coding sequence ATGACCGACACGACCCTGGCGGAGCTGGAACAGCGGGCCACGGCACACCGCGGCCGCCCCTCGTACGGGCACGACGCGCTCATCACCTGCGACCGCCTGGTCCGTATCTTCACCACCGCCGGAGTGGAGGTGCAGGCCTTGCAAGGGCTCGATCTCCTCGTCAAGGAGGGCGAGTTGATGGCTCTGGTCGGCGCGTCCGGCAGCGGCAAGTCGACCCTGATGAACATCCTCGCCGGCCTGGACGTCCCCACCGCGGGCGCCGCCAAGGTCGCGGGCCACGACCTCCTCGGCATGGACGCGAAGTCCCGCCTGCGCTACCGCCGGGACGTCGTCGGCTTCGTCCGGCAGCAGACCGCACGCAACCTCCTCCCCTATCTGACGGCCGCCCAGAACGTCGCGCTGCCCATGCAGCTGCGCGGCCGTACCAAGAAGAAGGCCGAGCGCGCCGATTCGCTGCTGTCCATGCTCGGCGTCGCCGACTGCCGCGACCGCCGCCCGCGGCAGCTGTCGGGCGGCCAGCAGCAGCGGGTCGCGATCGCCGTCGCCCTCGCCAACTCCCCCTCCGTACTCCTCGCCGACGAGCCGACCGGCGAGCTGGACTCGGCCACCGGCGAGCAGGTCTTCGCCGCCTTCCGCCGGGCCAACGAGGAGCTGGGCACGACCATCGTGATCGTCACCCACGACCAGGCGGTCGCGGGCGAGGTGCGGCGTACGGTCGCCATCCGCGACGGCCGCACCTCCTCCGAGGTGCTGCGCCGCACCGAGGTCGACGCGGCGACGGGCCAGGAGTCGGTGGTGGCACGGGAGTACGCGATGCTGGACCGGGCCGGCCGGCTCCAGCTGCCCGCCGAGTACACCGCGGCGCTGGGCATGGAGCACCGGGTGGCGCTGGAGCTGGAGCAGGACCACATCGGGGTATGGCCGGACGACCACGCGGACAACACCTCGGGTGACGACGCGGCGAAGAGCCAGGTCCCTGACAGGGCCTAG
- a CDS encoding ABC transporter permease: MTRFVLLRVGAHRLLLAAALLAVLLTASVLSALAAFSGSIGDAALRHTLRTRDAASVALTVTTGHVPSDKRESADRAAERGARRTFDGLPVTVRKLESSGPYALPRTLQPPAARAGYPDLTHIAVLDRSRIRLTQGTWPAAGGAGPLQVALPETAAQQLKLKPGARLALTDRLTDDPLTVTVSGLYRAAEPTDPYWQLDSLNGRGVRKVVFTTYGPLLCDPAVLSSGRIPTSQTSWLATADFHGVGTDRIDTLRTAASSGPKTLAADPVFAGDARATTALPVVLDRTERALLVSRSTLMIVAVQLVLLAAYALLLVSRLLSTERAGETDLLRARGGSRRRIASLAAIEALLLAVPAAVCAPLLSGPLTGLLADRSSLGDIGVGLGGSPTGSVWLVGAAVALACAAAVVAPALASAGAPRFRRGRAAALPAPVRAGADVGLLVVAAVAYWQLDRQTRASGAGALSGDREGDLGIDPLLVAAPALALLAGTVLTLRLLPPAARLAERRAAGGRGLSAALAGWQFSRRPLRGAGPVLLLVLAVAMGMLAIGQSASWERSQDDQADFRTGAAVRMIGTDISEPGRAGVFAALPGVRDAAPVHRGTMELSGGRTATVLAVDTAHAGERLLLRDDLSDEPTRKVLGAITPPKTGRPGLLLPDSARRLGLDLRLRAEGTADSTSPSGTAPKVTAVLEDRYGLSYRIVLGELPADGRGRLLTLDLAAAGGGRGTPAGPLALTAIRLDTQQPVKSAESHRLSVGGLRSFDERGAEQPVAVPAGFGWQGELVTTGTEPEVGPVGLSPAASARTPLSVGYDTGAGLADPDGSRSAVDISVRVTAKLPRAPEPTAVATDGFLRAAGAKTGDRIVVTLAGESLDVRIVKAVRAIPATGAETPGASSNATGDALLLDLRAVNQVLAHRAGAAVTPNEWLISADPGRAGEVAAALRARPDVDPAQVLVRDEAADELLSDPLGSGSQSALTAVAVAAAALAAVGFAVSAAGSLRERTAEFAVLRALGAPRRRLARLIAAEQGLLVGIGLLVGLALGAVLTRAVVPLVVLTGQAARPVPPVLVELPAGQVAALLAGVAALPLLTVAAIALRRADPAVGLRHQGDN, encoded by the coding sequence GTGACGAGGTTCGTACTTCTGCGGGTCGGAGCGCATCGACTGCTGCTCGCCGCCGCTCTTCTCGCCGTCCTGCTGACCGCCTCCGTGCTGTCCGCCCTCGCCGCCTTCTCCGGCTCCATCGGGGACGCGGCGCTGCGCCACACCCTGCGCACCCGTGACGCCGCCTCCGTCGCGCTCACCGTCACCACCGGTCACGTCCCCTCGGACAAGCGGGAGTCGGCGGACCGGGCGGCCGAACGCGGCGCGCGCCGGACCTTCGACGGACTGCCGGTGACCGTACGGAAGCTGGAGAGCTCGGGTCCGTACGCCCTCCCCCGGACACTCCAGCCGCCCGCCGCGCGCGCGGGCTATCCGGATCTCACCCACATCGCCGTGCTGGACCGTTCCCGGATACGGCTCACCCAGGGCACCTGGCCCGCCGCCGGGGGCGCGGGACCGCTGCAGGTCGCGCTGCCCGAAACGGCCGCCCAGCAGCTGAAACTGAAGCCCGGTGCCCGGCTCGCTCTCACCGACCGGCTCACCGACGATCCGCTCACCGTCACGGTCAGCGGTCTGTACCGGGCGGCCGAACCCACCGATCCGTACTGGCAGTTGGACTCGCTGAACGGACGCGGCGTACGCAAGGTCGTCTTCACCACCTACGGTCCGCTGCTCTGCGACCCCGCGGTCCTCTCCTCCGGCCGGATCCCCACGTCCCAGACCTCGTGGCTGGCCACCGCCGACTTCCACGGCGTCGGCACCGACAGGATCGACACGCTGCGCACCGCCGCGAGCAGCGGCCCCAAGACGCTCGCCGCCGACCCGGTGTTCGCGGGCGACGCGAGGGCCACCACCGCACTGCCCGTCGTGCTCGACCGGACCGAACGGGCGCTGCTGGTCTCCCGTTCGACGCTGATGATCGTCGCCGTACAGCTGGTGCTGCTCGCCGCGTACGCGCTGCTGCTGGTGTCCCGGCTGCTCAGTACGGAACGGGCCGGGGAGACCGATCTGCTGCGCGCCCGAGGCGGTTCACGCCGGCGGATCGCTTCCCTCGCCGCGATCGAGGCTTTGCTGCTGGCCGTGCCCGCCGCCGTGTGCGCGCCGCTGCTGTCCGGTCCGCTCACCGGGCTGCTGGCGGACCGGAGTTCACTCGGTGACATCGGTGTCGGTCTCGGCGGCTCGCCCACCGGCTCGGTGTGGCTGGTGGGCGCCGCGGTCGCGCTCGCCTGTGCCGCCGCTGTCGTGGCGCCCGCGCTCGCCTCGGCCGGTGCCCCACGCTTCCGCCGGGGCCGGGCCGCGGCACTGCCCGCGCCGGTGCGCGCGGGCGCCGACGTCGGGCTGCTGGTGGTCGCCGCGGTGGCGTACTGGCAGCTGGACCGGCAGACCAGGGCGTCCGGCGCCGGTGCGCTCAGCGGGGACCGCGAAGGGGATCTGGGCATCGATCCGCTGCTGGTGGCGGCGCCGGCGCTGGCGCTGCTCGCCGGGACGGTACTGACGCTGCGGCTGCTGCCGCCCGCGGCGCGGCTCGCCGAACGGCGTGCTGCGGGCGGGCGCGGGCTGTCCGCCGCCCTCGCGGGCTGGCAGTTCAGCCGCCGGCCGCTGCGCGGCGCGGGCCCGGTGCTGCTGCTCGTACTCGCCGTGGCGATGGGCATGCTGGCCATCGGGCAGAGCGCGTCCTGGGAACGGTCGCAGGACGACCAGGCGGACTTCAGGACCGGGGCCGCGGTCCGCATGATCGGCACCGACATCAGCGAGCCCGGCCGGGCGGGGGTCTTCGCGGCGCTGCCGGGCGTACGCGACGCGGCCCCGGTCCACCGCGGCACGATGGAACTGTCCGGCGGGCGGACGGCGACCGTACTCGCGGTGGACACCGCCCATGCCGGCGAACGGCTGCTGCTGCGCGACGATCTGAGCGACGAGCCGACGCGCAAGGTGCTCGGGGCCATCACGCCGCCGAAGACCGGTCGGCCGGGGCTGCTGTTGCCCGACTCCGCCCGACGGCTGGGGCTCGATCTGCGGCTGCGGGCCGAGGGTACGGCGGACAGCACGTCCCCGTCGGGCACGGCACCCAAGGTCACGGCGGTGCTGGAGGACCGTTACGGGCTCTCCTACCGGATCGTCCTCGGCGAACTGCCTGCCGACGGCCGCGGCAGACTCCTCACCCTGGACCTCGCCGCCGCGGGCGGGGGACGCGGCACTCCGGCCGGTCCGCTCGCCCTGACGGCCATCCGGCTGGACACCCAACAGCCCGTCAAGAGCGCCGAGTCGCACCGCCTCAGCGTCGGTGGGCTGCGGTCCTTCGACGAGCGCGGCGCCGAGCAGCCAGTGGCCGTGCCCGCCGGGTTCGGCTGGCAGGGAGAGCTCGTCACGACCGGCACCGAGCCGGAAGTCGGGCCCGTCGGTCTCTCGCCCGCCGCCTCCGCCCGTACGCCGCTGTCCGTCGGATACGACACCGGGGCGGGCCTCGCCGACCCGGACGGGTCCCGGTCGGCGGTCGACATCAGCGTCCGGGTCACCGCGAAGCTTCCGAGGGCCCCCGAGCCGACCGCCGTGGCGACGGACGGGTTTCTGCGGGCGGCCGGGGCGAAGACCGGGGACCGCATCGTGGTCACGCTGGCGGGGGAGTCGCTCGACGTACGGATCGTGAAGGCGGTACGGGCGATACCGGCCACCGGCGCCGAGACGCCCGGGGCGTCGTCGAACGCGACGGGCGACGCGCTGCTGCTCGATCTGCGCGCCGTCAATCAGGTCCTCGCCCATCGCGCAGGGGCCGCGGTCACCCCCAACGAGTGGCTGATCAGCGCCGATCCGGGCCGGGCGGGTGAGGTCGCGGCCGCCCTGCGCGCCCGCCCCGACGTCGACCCGGCGCAGGTGCTGGTGCGCGACGAGGCCGCCGACGAGCTGCTGAGCGATCCGCTGGGCAGCGGATCGCAGTCCGCGCTGACGGCCGTGGCGGTGGCCGCCGCGGCGCTGGCGGCGGTCGGCTTCGCGGTGAGCGCGGCCGGGTCGCTGCGTGAACGGACGGCGGAGTTCGCCGTGCTGCGGGCGCTGGGCGCACCGCGCCGGCGCCTCGCCCGGCTGATCGCCGCCGAGCAGGGGCTGCTCGTGGGCATCGGACTGCTCGTCGGCCTGGCACTCGGAGCCGTACTCACCCGGGCCGTCGTGCCGCTCGTCGTCCTGACAGGTCAGGCCGCGCGGCCGGTGCCGCCGGTGCTGGTGGAGCTGCCGGCCGGGCAGGTCGCCGCGCTGCTCGCCGGGGTGGCGGCGCTGCCGCTGCTGACCGTCGCGGCCATCGCGCTGCGGCGCGCGGATCCGGCGGTCGGTCTGCGCCACCAGGGAGACAACTGA
- a CDS encoding FtsX-like permease family protein, with product MRSRTVAAVAPWVRTRLRTAPGTACALALLVALTAFLAALFPRGVEAYETAGLRHDIRSAAARSSVLEVTGPPPGLEKPQSAREKQMRADSLTSSYRGMLERLPEPVRADTAESSYGVRTTVAVAVDDPWLARPTRGLPPKFRMAAQAELDRHATLRAGRLPVAREAVTSQTAQVEAAVTAQTAESLRIKVGSVLHVPGQTRGPLAVRITGIVEPLRPHGGYWSTEPLLRTPALEAEPGGDPLERYWLAALLLPPDAAPVLLGVKGEPEYYWRIAPDPGRLTASDADPLKDRIASLSGGPGLLSLRAAAGTNAAFRTDLETVLGSYASMRSAITPVVAVAAFGIGAVVAVVLAMAGGLVAARRRAELGLLRSRGGSLRGIGGRLFAETAVVAVPAAALGLLAARLAVPDGRLLPSLAGAAAVALPACAALPVRAVVLHRRPQAYGGRDDLVEFRPSRRRTVAELTLLVLAVGAVTALRRRGTGSGSTDFLVSSAPVLVGLIAALLLVRLYPLPLRWASRAAGRLRGAVGFLSLARAGRSSATGTLPLLAVLVALTTASFGGSVLAGVSGARERAALLTTGADARVTAPATSLGLPAGAIEAVRDAEGVREVAPVHFADRVSLPNGDRDPAEAKGVRLVGVDPGAYARLTERTGLGALRAGELACAKRCAGPLPAVASPAVAARLGSGPRRIESPAGDVTVRVVAVRDITPAVPSGDFLLVDSAGLSRAPATELLVTGSSVDGARLRAAVHAAGRDIAVTLRTEVRAAFVDSPMQEGAERIYGAAIAAGAGYAVLALLLSVLGAAPERATLLARLRTMGLTPRQGRQLLGLEALPQALPAAVGGSLVGWATIVLLAPGVDLARLALAAAPGFAVVDGAPLRADPWSLGLPAAGVIVLAGAVAAAQAWWAGRRGSVHELKAGDAR from the coding sequence ATGCGCTCGCGAACCGTTGCCGCCGTTGCTCCCTGGGTACGTACCCGGCTGCGTACCGCTCCCGGTACGGCCTGCGCGCTGGCGCTGCTGGTGGCGCTGACCGCATTCCTCGCCGCTCTCTTCCCGCGCGGAGTCGAGGCGTACGAGACGGCCGGGCTGCGTCATGACATCCGCAGCGCCGCCGCGCGCAGCAGCGTGCTGGAGGTGACGGGCCCGCCGCCGGGGCTCGAGAAACCGCAGTCGGCCCGCGAGAAGCAGATGCGCGCCGACTCGCTGACCTCGTCCTACCGGGGCATGCTGGAGCGGCTGCCGGAGCCGGTGCGGGCCGACACCGCCGAGTCCTCGTACGGGGTGCGGACCACCGTGGCGGTGGCGGTGGACGATCCCTGGTTGGCGCGGCCGACCCGCGGGCTGCCGCCGAAGTTCCGGATGGCCGCGCAGGCGGAGCTGGACCGGCACGCGACGCTGCGCGCGGGCAGGCTCCCCGTGGCGCGGGAGGCGGTGACCTCGCAGACCGCGCAGGTGGAGGCGGCCGTCACGGCGCAGACCGCCGAGTCCCTGCGGATCAAGGTCGGTTCGGTGCTCCATGTGCCGGGGCAGACGCGCGGGCCGCTGGCCGTACGGATCACCGGGATCGTCGAACCGCTGCGTCCGCACGGCGGTTACTGGTCCACCGAGCCGCTGCTGCGTACGCCCGCCCTGGAGGCCGAGCCGGGGGGTGACCCGCTGGAGCGCTACTGGCTGGCAGCGCTGCTGCTGCCCCCGGACGCGGCGCCCGTGCTGCTCGGCGTCAAGGGCGAACCGGAGTACTACTGGCGCATCGCGCCCGACCCCGGCCGGCTGACGGCGTCCGACGCGGACCCGCTCAAGGACCGGATCGCGTCCCTCTCCGGCGGCCCCGGACTGCTGTCGCTGCGGGCTGCGGCCGGCACCAACGCCGCGTTCCGTACCGACCTGGAGACCGTCCTCGGCTCGTACGCCTCGATGCGTTCCGCGATCACGCCCGTGGTGGCGGTCGCCGCGTTCGGGATCGGGGCGGTCGTCGCGGTGGTGCTGGCGATGGCGGGCGGGCTGGTCGCCGCGCGCCGCCGGGCCGAGCTGGGGCTGCTGCGCTCGCGCGGCGGATCGCTGCGCGGCATCGGCGGACGGCTGTTCGCGGAGACGGCGGTGGTGGCGGTCCCGGCCGCGGCGCTCGGACTGCTCGCGGCCCGGCTGGCGGTGCCGGACGGCCGGCTGCTGCCCTCGCTGGCGGGCGCGGCGGCCGTGGCGCTGCCGGCCTGCGCCGCGCTGCCGGTCCGCGCGGTGGTGCTGCACCGCAGACCGCAGGCGTACGGGGGCCGCGACGATCTTGTTGAATTCCGGCCGTCGCGCCGCCGCACCGTCGCCGAACTGACCCTGTTGGTGCTGGCGGTGGGCGCGGTGACCGCGTTGCGGCGACGTGGCACGGGCAGCGGGAGTACCGACTTCCTGGTGAGCTCCGCACCGGTGCTGGTGGGGCTGATCGCGGCGCTGCTGCTGGTACGGCTCTACCCGCTGCCCCTGCGCTGGGCGTCCCGCGCGGCAGGTCGGCTGCGGGGCGCGGTCGGCTTCCTGTCCCTGGCCCGCGCGGGCCGCTCGTCGGCCACGGGAACACTGCCACTGCTGGCCGTGCTCGTCGCCCTGACGACGGCGAGCTTCGGCGGCTCGGTCCTGGCGGGCGTCTCGGGCGCCCGGGAACGGGCGGCGCTCCTGACCACCGGGGCGGACGCCAGGGTGACGGCACCGGCAACCTCGTTGGGCCTGCCGGCGGGGGCGATCGAGGCCGTGCGCGATGCGGAAGGCGTACGGGAGGTGGCTCCGGTCCACTTCGCGGACCGGGTGTCCCTGCCGAACGGCGACCGTGACCCGGCGGAGGCGAAGGGAGTACGGCTGGTGGGGGTTGACCCGGGGGCGTACGCACGCCTGACGGAGCGGACGGGCCTCGGGGCGCTGAGGGCAGGGGAGTTGGCGTGCGCGAAACGGTGCGCCGGGCCGTTGCCCGCCGTCGCGTCCCCCGCCGTCGCCGCACGGCTCGGCAGCGGGCCCCGGCGGATCGAGTCCCCCGCGGGCGACGTCACCGTGCGCGTCGTAGCCGTACGCGACATCACTCCCGCCGTGCCGAGCGGCGACTTCCTGCTCGTGGACAGCGCGGGTCTCAGCCGGGCCCCGGCCACCGAGCTGCTCGTCACCGGCTCCTCCGTGGACGGCGCGCGGCTGCGTGCCGCCGTCCACGCTGCGGGCAGGGACATCGCCGTCACCCTGCGGACCGAGGTGCGCGCCGCGTTCGTCGATTCGCCGATGCAGGAGGGCGCCGAGCGGATCTACGGCGCCGCCATCGCGGCCGGTGCGGGCTATGCCGTACTGGCCCTGCTGCTCTCCGTCCTGGGGGCCGCACCGGAGCGGGCGACCCTGCTCGCCCGGCTGCGCACCATGGGGCTCACGCCTCGGCAGGGGCGGCAGTTGCTCGGGCTCGAAGCGCTTCCGCAGGCGCTGCCGGCCGCCGTCGGCGGTTCGCTGGTCGGGTGGGCGACGATCGTGCTGCTCGCACCCGGCGTCGACCTCGCGCGGCTGGCGCTGGCGGCCGCACCCGGCTTCGCCGTTGTCGACGGCGCGCCGCTGCGGGCCGACCCCTGGTCGCTGGGGCTGCCCGCGGCCGGTGTGATCGTGCTCGCGGGCGCCGTGGCGGCGGCGCAGGCGTGGTGGGCGGGCCGCCGGGGATCCGTCCATGAACTCAAGGCAGGAGACGCACGATGA
- the ettA gene encoding energy-dependent translational throttle protein EttA, translating to MAEYIYTMRKTRKAHGDKVILDDVTLSFLPGAKIGVVGPNGAGKSTVLKIMAGLEQPSNGDAFLSPGYTVGILMQEPQLDESKTVLENVQDGAAEIMGKLQRFNEVAELMATDYSDALLDEMGKLQEDLDHAGAWDLDAQLEQAMDALGCPPGDWPVTTLSGGEKRRVALCKLLIEAPDLLLLDEPTNHLDAESVNWLEQHLSKYAGAVVAVTHDRYFLNNVAEWILELDRGRAHPYEGNYSTYLEKKATRLKVEGRKDEKRAKRLKEELEWVRSNAKGRQTKSKARLARYEEMAAEADKMRKLDFEEIQIPPGPRLGSIVVEVNNLSKAFGDKLLIDDLSFTLPRNGIVGVIGPNGAGKTTLFKMIQGLETPDSGEIKVGDTVKISYVDQSRANIDPKKSLWAVVSDELDYINVGHVEMPSRAYVSAFGFKGPDQQKPAGVLSGGERNRLNLALTLKEGGNLLLLDEPTNDLDVETLGSLENALLEFPGAAVVISHDRWFLDRVATHILAYEGESRWYWFEGNFESYEKNKVERLGADAARPHRATYKKLTRG from the coding sequence TTGGCTGAGTACATCTACACGATGCGCAAGACGCGCAAGGCGCACGGCGACAAGGTCATCCTCGATGACGTGACGCTGAGCTTCCTGCCCGGTGCGAAGATCGGTGTGGTCGGCCCCAACGGCGCCGGTAAGTCCACCGTGCTGAAGATCATGGCCGGCCTTGAGCAGCCGTCCAACGGTGACGCCTTCCTCTCGCCCGGATACACCGTCGGCATCCTCATGCAGGAGCCCCAGCTCGACGAGTCCAAGACGGTGCTGGAGAACGTCCAGGACGGCGCGGCCGAGATCATGGGCAAGCTCCAGCGCTTCAACGAGGTCGCCGAGCTGATGGCGACCGACTACTCCGACGCGCTGCTCGACGAGATGGGCAAGCTCCAGGAGGACCTCGACCACGCAGGCGCCTGGGACCTCGACGCCCAGCTCGAGCAGGCCATGGACGCGCTGGGCTGCCCGCCCGGCGACTGGCCGGTCACCACCCTCTCCGGTGGCGAGAAGCGCCGTGTCGCGCTCTGCAAGCTGCTGATCGAGGCCCCCGACCTGCTGCTCCTCGACGAGCCCACCAACCACCTCGACGCCGAGTCGGTGAACTGGCTGGAGCAGCACCTCTCGAAGTACGCGGGCGCCGTTGTCGCCGTCACTCACGACCGGTACTTCCTGAACAACGTCGCCGAGTGGATTCTCGAGCTCGACCGCGGGCGCGCGCACCCGTACGAGGGCAACTACTCGACGTACCTGGAGAAGAAGGCCACCCGCCTCAAGGTCGAGGGCCGCAAGGACGAGAAGCGCGCCAAGCGCCTCAAGGAAGAGCTGGAGTGGGTCCGCTCCAACGCCAAGGGCCGCCAGACCAAGTCCAAGGCGCGTCTCGCCCGTTACGAGGAGATGGCCGCCGAGGCGGACAAGATGCGGAAGCTGGACTTCGAGGAGATCCAGATCCCGCCGGGCCCCCGCCTGGGCTCCATCGTCGTCGAGGTCAACAACCTCTCGAAGGCCTTCGGTGACAAGCTCCTCATCGATGACCTGTCGTTCACGCTGCCGCGCAACGGCATCGTCGGCGTCATCGGTCCGAACGGCGCGGGCAAGACCACGCTGTTCAAGATGATCCAGGGCCTGGAGACCCCCGACTCCGGCGAGATCAAGGTCGGCGACACCGTCAAGATCTCCTACGTCGACCAGAGCCGCGCCAACATCGACCCCAAGAAGTCCTTGTGGGCCGTCGTCTCGGACGAGCTCGACTACATCAACGTCGGCCATGTCGAGATGCCGTCGCGGGCGTACGTCTCCGCCTTCGGTTTCAAGGGCCCGGACCAGCAGAAGCCGGCCGGAGTCCTCTCCGGCGGTGAGCGCAACCGCCTCAACCTGGCGCTCACCCTCAAGGAGGGCGGCAACCTGCTGCTCCTCGACGAGCCGACCAACGACCTCGACGTCGAGACCCTGGGCTCGCTCGAGAACGCGCTGCTGGAGTTCCCCGGTGCGGCCGTGGTCATCTCCCACGACCGCTGGTTCCTGGACAGGGTCGCCACGCACATCCTGGCGTACGAGGGCGAGTCCAGGTGGTACTGGTTCGAGGGCAACTTCGAGTCGTACGAGAAGAACAAGGTCGAGCGCCTCGGCGCGGACGCGGCCCGTCCGCACCGTGCCACCTACAAGAAGCTCACCCGGGGCTGA